The region CCAAGGCCCATGGAAGGAGCCTGGAGCCTGTACAGAGCTATTCGCTCCGATCCTTTGGTTCTCGGTATTTCCACTGGATGTAATCAAAGATGTCCTTTTCACTGTCCACCGGGAGGGGCTCTCCAGCAACCCCTACAAAGGCACCACAAAAGAGCAAGTCACAAAAGGCTCTGCCTTCATTTCTGCCAGCAAACCAAATACAGCCCTCACCCCTGCCAATTCTAAAGCCAAAATTGTGAGCTGGTTATGCAGTGATGAAACggaaggtcctctgtgcaagcacctgtcgtttccgactctggggtgacgttgctttcacaacgttttcatggcagactttttatggggtggtttgccattgccttacccagtcatctacatttcccccccagcaagctaggtactcattttaccgacctcggaagaatggaaggctgagtcaacctcgagctggctacctgaaaacccagcttcctctggggactgagctcaggtcgtgagcagagctcaggactgcagtactgcagctttaacaatctGTGCCACGGGGATCTTTATGCAATGATACTTGATATCAAAATGAGCGTAGAAGACACTCATGCCAAATGGCATTAGATGGAACATGCCACATTAAAACGAACACACTTTCAAGGTCCAACTTAAGAGGGCAGGGAGAGCCAGGATATCGACAAACAACAGCGGATAAAAGCAGGAAGCTTATTTCTTGTGGACTCCAAAAGCATTAAACTAATTCCTAGCCCACCTTTTATTTAGCACAAGCTTCACATGCTCTCTGGAAATATGAgtgttgtttccccccccccccaaggagtcTTGACAGACAAACCAGATTCTGAATTTAGTGACACAACTACAGCCAGCAGGAAgcccctcttccctctccagcCTTGCCAAAATCAACCACAGGGGTATGGGAGAGCATTCACCTGTGACTCCCAAGGGCCGGATTGTGTATTCATTGAGAGTGAAGCCCATTTCCAGAGCATGAGTCCGCATGTTCTTATTaaatatgtcacttccagtgaagtACAGGACTCCGCAGTAATACTGATCCTTGGGAATCAACCTATAATGTAATTGAAAGAGAACAGCTTCAGTTTATGGTGATGAGGGAGAGGCAGAATCATGCCAGTCCAGCTGCCCTTCAAGAAACTCAGTTCCTAAAgggaattttgattttgatagtTAATGAATAAGGAGGATCaactaatatttttttttaataattatcTTATGCAATTGAAATTGGAGGATGAGACTGTGAAAGAAGTAATGGTAAAATGGTCACAAAACCTGGGAAAAATATAGACTTAGAGCAATGACCACAATTATGGCAGATTAACTGTAAGATTACTAAGGCGGTAAACTTCAGAGAAAACCTATTTAAGATGTTTCATAGGTGGCATATCACACCAGTCCAGCTAGCTAAGATATATCCAGGTCTATCGCCAAAATGATGGAAATGTGGTGAAAAAACAGGCATGTTCTACCATTTATGGTGGACATGCAGAAGGACAAAAAATATTGGATCAAAGTTTATGAATTCCTTCAAGGAGTGTTGAAAACGGGGATTCAGTTTAAGCCCGAATTTGTATTATTATCTCTGGTTAAGAAAGATGTGGTTAAGGAAGATGTTCATCTGGTAATTCACATTCTCACCACCGCGAGAATgttatatgcaaaatattggagattaaaaaaaaccccaagtatgGGAGAATTAATAGCCAAGGTTTtacaagctgcagaagcagaCATACTTATGGCGATACTTATTGGGAAATCAAAAATATTGGCTAATCAAAGATGGGAGAAACTATATGTTTGGATACAAAATAGAGCTAAAGATGAGGAAGCAAGTAACGGGTTAAAAGGTGCAATAAATGATTAATAGAGGAGAAAGATACAAAAAAGGAAGATTAGATTGTAAGAATATTAATTATTGTATAAATTTATGAAGTAATCTACCTTTgctctgttttaataattttgcGGTTTTTTTATTTGTTTAGTTTTGTTAGTTTACATTTTTTTAACTGACTTATGAAATGATACAAAAGCAGGTTGTATGGTATAAGATGTAATGTAATTGTAGAATTTATAAtcaataaacttttttttcccaaaaaagaaagaaactcaGTTCCTGACCACCAAGGCTGCCAGTGTCACAGCTCCCAAACCATCTTACTTTAAGCAATGCAGTTATAGTTTGTTTAAAAATCCTGATGCTGTTTTTTTCAGGGTGGTGGTGGCTCACTTTAATTTTGGGTTTTATGCTGCTAATTCACTCTCCtttactgatgttttattgttttgtttttatgttctatTTCATAATTTATATTTGCATGCAGAACTTAAGTAGATACATCCACACAGTACAACGAACTAGATAACTGAGAATACAGTGTCAGCAACCTCTGTATGCTGCAGAGAGACACGGGGAAAAAACAGGCATCGGTGGGAAAGGCATAATGAATGCAAGCTGGCTCACTCCTGGCATTTTCAGAAACGTAGACCTTTTTTTCTATAAAGAAATAGAGAGCTGTTCCTCTGTTCACAACTAATAGTCTTCTTTCCTTACTTCTGGTCATTACTGCTGCCAACTCATTACCAAAAATACCACGATTGGGTACCCTTTATGAAACATTTTCATTGTTGCCTTCTCTGTTAACATTTGTAAGCCTTTGTCTTCACCCTTCTCCTAACACTTTTCACTTAGAAAATAACTAAGTAGGGACTGTGTCACTTCCAATTAATACAACATTGGAAGAAAAGCATCAACCTGGCCACATTCTGCTTCAGATTTACCTGATATCAATTCTCCTGAAAGGGTTATCGTCTTTGTTTGGAAGTCGACACACTCCCTGGAAGTAAAAATAGCAATGAAAAGAGCAACAGTGGTGAGCCTCCTCGCGCCCCCATCGCAGGCTGTTTCCAGGAAGCTCCAAATTTGGCACAGTGAGGAATGGAAACATTTCCTATGAAACATCAGAGCCAGTTCTAAACACCATGAATTGAAATTCCACTGCTATACAAATAAGGCTAAGGTCATGTTCCAAGTTTGTAGGAAAGTGCCTTACTAACTTCTCAGTCTTCTGAGACCCCACATAGGTGCTGGCTTCTGCACCACTGATCATCACAAGGGAGTGTTTGTTTAAAGCAGGCTTCTAGCACACAGTGCTGGAGAGGTCGGTAAAAATGTGCAGGCAGTAGGCTTGCACATAGCTTCTAAGTCCTGGCTGGCTATTCTCATGTATTACCTGACCAGGAGTAGACTGGGGTACACAAATGGCATTGGAAAGGGGCCTGTCCCCTGAACAGAGggcagagggaaggagagagggagcctGCCCCCGCAGAGGTGGTGTGGGAAGGTACAGGCTTGCTGCAGTTTCCACTCAGCTTGTGCCCACCCACATTATGTGGGAGACTTCAGGTTGTGGCTACAGTGGCTCCTGTCTGCCTTGTGGAAGATGGGCAGTGACAGATCCTGCTGCTTCCATGGGGACTGCCAGCTTACAGCAGCTCCCACCTGCTTTGAACAGGGCCACTCCAGGGTTGGGGTGGGCCCAGAATGGGGCGAGGCAGCTCCTGTAGATCATTCAGCCCACCAGGACTTTCCCCAGTGGCTTTAATGGACAATCTACCCTGCTTGCCACTCACCTATGCCCAGCTCTCTCAAGTCACTCCACTACTCGCCCCCACCAAATTACGCTAGTGACTAATCGCCTCAAAACAATATGCCACTTAATGAGATTGTCATAATATGCCAATTtcatgagattttaaaaaattctgattaCAGAAATTATGTTGTTCTGGTGCAAAACTGGGGTGTGTTTAAATCTCAGCACAACTGTTTTATAAGCCCTTACACAGAGCGAGAACAAGGTATGTGTGGACTGCACAGACCCACTCAAGATGGAACGAGAAATCAACAGGCACGACTTGAAGGCGTCTCTTCCAATAACACTTTAACTTGTACTTTGTGGCAAAAACCCACATCAAAGGGAGACTTAGCATCTGAATCCGAACAAAGAACGCTCTGCTGAAATATGAAACCCTGGCTTTCCTCTGGCTAAAAAGCTCTTCTGTACAGCGTCCAAAAGCTGAATCCTGTGGGAATGTTTTAAAGGAATGCactttcttcagaggtcaaacatGAAAAGAACTTCCATCCACTTTGATACACAAAGTTTCAGGCTTACCAACATTTAACAAAAAGTGAGATACAAAGACAGACAAGTCTGGGCTTTACTACATCCATTCTCTGGGGTCATAAAGCACCATCCAAATTAGAAGAGGACTATAAATATAACCCCCTCCCCTTTAGAACTTCACTGCCTGGCACTTCCCGGCCCCTCCTTCCCACCAATTAGGCTCTCTTGCAAGACACAGAACAAAAACCAAAAGGATCCTCACCATGAATTTGGTGTCTCCCTTTGACAGCGTATCTGTAATGAAATGGATGTTTTCCAGCTGTGCCACCACTTGATGCAAAAGCTTTGGCTGGAAAAGCAACAGTGTGTGTCATGATTGGAGAGAAAAGGCAATATGCAGATGCCTCAAACTGCAAGGTATAGAAGTAAAAAAACAACTCCCTCCTCTCACACAGAATGTTTTACGGTGGGGAAGAGACACTTAGGGACAGCAACAAAAAGCATCAGGGAGCAAAGTCAGCCAAGGGCACTTGTATCTGAAGGACAGGAATCCAGTAGCATTTGTTTTCTTCACATACTCTTCTGCAGAAAACTTGTTGAGAAGAGGTTCTCCCATTCATTCATCTCAGAGAGGCTTGGCAAGAAAACCTTTGTGTAGACTGTTATTTCACTGGATCattgtctctcccccaccctgccagaTTTCAGCTACCCACTGTGATGGATGACATGCCATTCTTCCTGGACGGatcacctctgtgtgtgtgtgtgcaggggtgcTCTTAGTCATAGGGTATCAGGGGCACCTGCCTTAAGCCCCATGCTAGAGAAGAGGCCAGCGGGGCTCCCATTGATTCCACAGCCAGCTGCTCTTGTCTTGTTCTGCACACCCTAGTTTCACTTATCTGGCTAGGTCAGAAAGAACGAAGGCCCCCAAGAACCACAGGACTCACATGACTGGCTAAGCAAGCAGGCTAGCtggctctttctccctctttgggGATGGGATGCACTACCATTGATCTCCTGTGCTAACACATATTTCAGGCAGAGTAGGGCAGCAGATAATTCTGGGCAATCAGCTGTGTACAAGGTGGGGAGCTGTCCTCCACAATGATTCTTGGGGTTCATCTTCACATTTTACTCAGCCCCTCAGAATCATTAGGACTGCCCCTGCATGTGAGTGAGAACATGTAGAGAGAACTGCAGTGAATAAAAAAGTCCTTGAGGACAATCTGGATTTTGCTTTTTCCAGAGTTGAACTGATCACCATTGTTTGGAATGGGGAAGAATTATCACCCCAGATTGAATTAGTAGTGATCCTGGGATTTTCCAACAAGATATGAAAACTCTCTGAACAGTACACACCCATAGTACCACCCTTCTCTTTCCAGGTCATCTTTTAAGAAGATATTTACTGTTCATATGTGTTTCACAAGCCCTTCATAATAGCAACGATGCCACCACACTATGTTAAAAGTAGCAACCAACTGCTATTCatacatttttcttcttttttgcccACCTGACAATGAAAGCAAGTATGAAATTCAGTATGGCCTTTCCCTTTCAGttctgttccccaccccccactagtACCAGATTTGGAAACATCTGATGCTACCAGGGCCAGCGTGCCCATTAGGTAGTCGCCTAGGGCGCTGCCAAATTGTGTGCCCCCTAGGAGGGTAGAGGCTGTCCCCTCCCACCCGGGCAATTTAAACTGCACAGGAGggccccaggagcagctgctgccctccccACACCAGTGAATGGTCCCACTAATCAGTGGGGAGAGGGCAacctccatctccctccccagCCTAGGTCACCAggaagcctggcaccagccctgctgaagctaagcaggagtaaaacagaacacacacacacagctgtgcTTGCTTCAACAGCATAAATACTAAAATTGGAACACACATACGCACCTGCTTAGAGGATTCGGATGTGTAGTCTGGATGGGTCAGGAGGATATCCATATCCCCACTGGATTCAGCACCTATAAAAACAGGAGATGTAGGAAAAAGTAAATCCTGGAGACAAATTAAGACCACCATAAGAGAGCTCTGTAAATTATGTttctttacaactgatctttgaCTTCACAATGATCTTAAAGTCATAGTCAGCATGCTGTAATTATATGCTTTAGTAGACTATCCAGCCATTTATTCCTGTTCTTGACCTGCCTTTGAGTAAGAATGCAGCAGGGAGTGAATTACTTCTTTTGACCTGCTCTACTTACTTATTTTGAATAAACACAAAGCGCACATAGATATGCAGAGCAGCATGCGCACATGCACCAGGTAGAGCACCTACATTTTaaatacaggcatttttaaaaaatacaagggCCAGGAGATTAACCTCCAAAACACCAAAGTAGGCATAATGGTTGTGTTATTTGAACAACCAACCTCGGCGGAAACTGCCGCACACTGTGGCGATGTATTTGGTGTCCACTTTCTTGACCTCATTCAACACGACTTCCTGTTACAGGGGAAACAAAATCAtttgatcttttttttctttaatgctTGTATCTTTCATTCAGTAAGAAGGCAGCTTGGCTTACCTGCATCTCTAACATCTCTTCCCTAGGGATTCttttttcaaaatcttcaaaATATCTGGCATGCAAAACAAATGGGGTTTAGAGAAAAGCAAAAATGGTAAGTATATTTATTTGCAAGCAGATTCTGTTGAAATAAAATATATCGACCGTCTCAAGCAACAAGAAGTATTAAATCATACTGCGCATGCCAAGGTCCAGTTCAAACATTATCAGGGGTCATGAGACCCCACTAAAATGGCTCCCATGAATCAGCCTTACATATGGGCCAGACataagggtggccaaattgcggctcgggagccccatgtggctctttcacacatattgtgtggctcttgaagcccctactgccctgtcaactggcttggttaaggcatttgtctctttaaatcatatctctaagccaagccagccagcagcctggaaaaggtagttaaagttgctttctttccattctccctcccccccaaatctatttgcctgcctttcggtgctcaaacatctgacgttcatgttttgcggctctcaagcatctgacatttattctatgtgcctcttacattaagcaagtttgaccatccctggacTAAATACTACACAAAACCTTGTGATATTAGGATACTCAGTATGCTAGATAGCTACTGGTTAAATCAATCACTTATTAGATCTAATTTTCTGAGAGGAAGGCCTTAACATTTCACAAGTTTTTCCTCCAAACATCCACCACTTTCTCAAATTAACAATTAAAGCAATCAACAGTAGTTCTGTGCATGCTATCAAGAATGAGTCCTTTGCACTATCTCACATTTCGATTTCCAATCTATGAAGAAGTTAGATTTTTATCTTCAGTATGGCAAGAGAAGAATAAAAACTTAAAAGCATTTGCCTTTGGCAACAAACCAGAGAATGGCTAAGCATTGCTTTTGGAAGTCATCTTTACCTCCAAGAGGACATATAATCAACCAGTTATGAAAGCCCATCACTAAGCCCTTAGAGAAACAAAGTATATGCCTTACTTCAACCCAATTCGTTGATGGTGGTTTAATTTATGCTCATTTTTCTTGAGATCTAGAAGGAAAAGAATAGCACAATCAGTCTATCATTTTTTAAACAGTGTGTGGAAGAAATTATTTGGCACGCCTCTATGGAGAACAGGCCTGTACACAGTCATTCATCTGTGGATTATGATCCCACTGGTGTGGCCAAAAAAGACAAGTGGGCTCACAGACCCGACTAATGTAGGCTCACTTTATTTCTCAAACTTGACTGTGCTGTCCACTATCCCAATGAATTCTTGCAGAGAATTAAACAAgaataaaaacacacacaaaaagggacAAAAACCAAGATGATTAAGCCCCTAAATTATAAACATTAAAGATAAATCTGTCTAATCTTGGCATCAGTAGAGAGGGAAAACACCACAAAACACAAAAAATAAAGGCAGCAAATGTGCTAAATTTCAAAGACATGCAATACTGGCAgcactggggaaggagggaagaggaaagattGCTTCAAGGTGGAGTACTCCTACCCTATCAGAAAAGCATGTTTACTTTATTGTAAATAGCTTGTTCCCATTCCACCACCTAGAAAGATAGTCCACAAAGTGGACTCACCTTCCAGTGTCTTAATTCCTTCATCTACAAGCTTCCTGGCGGCAGCAGGTCTGCAGAGAAACAAGGCAGTTCAGAATCTCTAGCACAGCAATTCATTCCAACATCACCTGCATGACAGGTGTGCCAGGTACCAACAGGTGTTTGAAACATTTCAAAAAGAAACATGAACAGCAACCACCAATCTATGAGGACCAACTAAACGAAGTGCTTCTTAGGGTACAATCATACAGAGATTGCAACAATAACAGAGAGAAAACGGAAGGGTTTGCTAATAAGCAATGATGAGAAAACCAAGAGACTATCACCCAGAAAAAGATATTCAACTCCTCAG is a window of Heteronotia binoei isolate CCM8104 ecotype False Entrance Well chromosome 12, APGP_CSIRO_Hbin_v1, whole genome shotgun sequence DNA encoding:
- the POLB gene encoding DNA polymerase beta, with product MSKRKAPQENPNEGITDFLTELANYERNVNRAIHKYNAYRKAASVISKYPSKIKSGAEAKKLDGVGAKIAEKIDEFLSTGKLRKLEKIRQDDTSSSINFLTRVSGIGPAAARKLVDEGIKTLEDLKKNEHKLNHHQRIGLKYFEDFEKRIPREEMLEMQEVVLNEVKKVDTKYIATVCGSFRRGAESSGDMDILLTHPDYTSESSKQPKLLHQVVAQLENIHFITDTLSKGDTKFMGVCRLPNKDDNPFRRIDIRLIPKDQYYCGVLYFTGSDIFNKNMRTHALEMGFTLNEYTIRPLGVTGVAGEPLPVDSEKDIFDYIQWKYREPKDRSE